One region of Methanofastidiosum sp. genomic DNA includes:
- a CDS encoding YbaN family protein codes for MRTILIIAGTISLVLGIVGIFLPILPTTPFLLLSAACYARGSDRFHSWLLCNKFVGNYIKNYRDGMGVALRIKIITLSFLWATILISALFVVSNISIRIILIIIAIGVTLHIATIKTMKEEKLKA; via the coding sequence ATAAGGACAATATTGATTATTGCAGGAACAATTTCTTTAGTACTTGGAATAGTTGGTATTTTTCTGCCTATCTTACCAACTACACCTTTCCTTTTACTTTCTGCCGCATGTTATGCTCGAGGCTCTGATAGATTCCATAGTTGGCTCTTATGTAACAAATTTGTTGGGAATTACATCAAGAATTATAGAGACGGGATGGGGGTTGCATTGAGAATAAAAATAATTACACTCTCTTTTTTATGGGCAACTATATTGATTTCAGCTTTATTTGTAGTTTCGAATATTAGTATCAGGATTATTTTGATTATTATAGCAATTGGTGTTACATTACATATTGCAACTATAAAAACAATGAAAGAAGAAAAACTTAAGGCATAG